A genomic segment from Leptospira fainei serovar Hurstbridge str. BUT 6 encodes:
- a CDS encoding acyl-CoA desaturase, with the protein MAIILSFFAGHWFLAAFVQSFFLHRYSAHQMFKLNRFWEKFFYFFTFFVQGSSYLNPRAYAILHRQHHAYSDTVKDPHSPVASTGFLDMMWTTAVTYENILNHKTDVEKDFKGNYPEMPFFDRFADSWFVRLFFGTSYTLFYMAFVPGDALWLYALLPIHYLMSPVHGAIVNWCGHMYGYRNHAKNPDNSKNTLPIDILILGELYQNNHHAHPNSPNFAFRWFEIDFTYQVMKALHFLRIIKIQRAVWTEKGRQELPGTPRSPLADVA; encoded by the coding sequence AGCGGCCTTTGTGCAGTCTTTTTTCCTGCACCGCTATTCCGCCCATCAAATGTTCAAACTAAACCGTTTCTGGGAAAAGTTCTTTTATTTCTTTACCTTCTTCGTTCAAGGATCTTCTTATTTAAATCCTCGCGCGTACGCAATATTACATCGTCAACATCATGCATATAGTGATACCGTAAAAGATCCGCATTCCCCCGTTGCCTCGACCGGCTTCCTGGATATGATGTGGACTACTGCTGTCACGTACGAAAACATTCTAAATCATAAAACGGACGTCGAAAAAGATTTCAAAGGGAATTATCCGGAGATGCCTTTCTTTGATCGATTTGCGGATTCTTGGTTTGTTCGTTTATTCTTTGGAACTTCTTACACATTGTTTTATATGGCGTTTGTTCCGGGCGATGCTCTCTGGCTTTATGCGCTTCTTCCCATCCATTACTTAATGAGTCCGGTTCACGGCGCGATCGTTAACTGGTGCGGGCATATGTACGGATATCGGAACCATGCGAAGAATCCGGATAATTCGAAAAATACCCTACCGATCGATATCCTGATTTTAGGCGAACTCTACCAAAATAATCACCATGCGCATCCTAATTCTCCGAATTTTGCGTTCCGTTGGTTCGAAATCGACTTCACTTATCAAGTAATGAAAGCTTTGCATTTCTTAAGAATCATCAAGATTCAAAGAGCCGTCTGGACCGAAAAAGGGAGACAAGAACTTCCCGGAACTCCCCGTTCCCCCCTAGCTGACGTAGCATAA